In the genome of Pseudomonas bubulae, one region contains:
- a CDS encoding energy transducer TonB, whose translation MTPPNDLPPELGHKGVRAADRLGFTLFVAALLHIAVIVGVGFNMEAPKQISKTLEITLSTFKSEKAPEKADFLAQDNQQGSGTLDKKAVPKTTEIAPFQDNSVKKVTPPPAAKPEQTQAAPKAAVTTVAPTAKKAPSQPQKVKTEAAPKASIPTFDSSQLSSEISSLEAELANEQQLYAKRPKIYRMSAASTMRDKGAWYKEDWRKKIERIGNLNYPEQARREKIYGKLRLLVSINRDGSLHEVLVLESSGQPLLDQAAQRIVRLAAPFAPFTGDLADIDRLEIIRTWKFAEGDRLSSN comes from the coding sequence ATGACACCTCCCAACGACCTGCCCCCCGAACTCGGCCATAAAGGCGTGCGTGCGGCCGATCGCCTCGGATTTACCCTGTTTGTCGCGGCACTGCTGCATATTGCAGTGATCGTCGGCGTGGGGTTCAACATGGAAGCGCCCAAACAGATCAGCAAAACCCTGGAAATCACCCTGTCCACGTTCAAAAGCGAAAAAGCGCCGGAAAAAGCCGACTTTTTAGCCCAGGACAACCAGCAGGGCAGCGGCACGCTGGACAAGAAAGCGGTGCCCAAGACGACGGAAATCGCCCCTTTCCAGGACAACAGCGTCAAGAAGGTCACCCCGCCGCCTGCCGCCAAACCCGAACAGACCCAGGCCGCACCCAAGGCCGCCGTGACTACCGTGGCGCCCACAGCAAAAAAAGCCCCGAGCCAGCCGCAGAAGGTCAAGACCGAAGCGGCACCCAAGGCCAGCATTCCAACGTTCGACAGTTCCCAGCTGTCCAGCGAGATTTCCAGCCTCGAAGCCGAATTGGCCAACGAGCAGCAGCTGTACGCCAAGCGCCCGAAGATCTACCGCATGAGCGCGGCTTCGACCATGCGCGACAAGGGCGCCTGGTATAAAGAAGACTGGCGCAAGAAGATTGAACGCATCGGCAACCTCAACTACCCCGAGCAGGCACGCCGGGAAAAGATCTACGGCAAACTGCGCCTGCTGGTGTCGATCAACCGCGACGGTTCGCTGCATGAAGTGCTGGTGCTTGAATCGTCGGGCCAGCCGCTGCTGGACCAGGCGGCACAACGCATCGTGCGCCTGGCGGCACCTTTTGCCCCCTTTACCGGTGATCTGGCGGACATCGACCGGCTGGAGATCATCCGCACCTGGAAATTCGCCGAAGGCGACCGCCTGTCCAGCAACTGA
- a CDS encoding methyl-accepting chemotaxis protein — protein sequence MTTANTAKPLEGSRSRSQIIVLFIALIVFIMLLFANFAYLNTQSNYDKQYISHAGELRVLSQRIAKNATEAAAGKAAAFKLLIDARNDFSQRWGYLRKGDPATGLPPAPAAVHKEMQAVQRDWELLLNNVNAILASEQTVLSLHQVAATLAETVPQLQVEYEKVVEILLQRGAPASQVALAQRQSLLAERILGAVNTVLAGDENAAQAAGAFGRDASRFGLVLNGMLEGNEGMRITQVEDKDARARLQEISELFQFVSGTVDEILETSPQLFHVREAANNIFSLSQTLLDEASTLANGFENLASGRSLDIIGGYVLGLLALASIILIGLVMVRETNRQLRETAEKNERNQNAIMRLLDEIADLADGDLTVTASVTEDFTGAIADSINYSIDQLRELVATINLTAGQVAAAVQETQATAMQLAEASEHQAQQIAEASGAIQEMAHSIDEVSANASESSAVAERSVAIANKGNEVVHNTIRGMDNIRDQIQDTAKRIKRLGESSQEIGDIVSLIDDIADQTNILALNAAIQASMAGDAGRGFAVVADEVQRLAERSSAATRQIETLVRAIQADTNEAVISMEQTTTEVVRGARLAHDAGVALEEIEGVSQNLADLIQSISNAAQKQTTSAAQISLTMSVIQQITNQTSSGSTATAESIGNLAKMASQLRRSVSGFTLPAPSKDHEPQ from the coding sequence ATGACCACAGCCAATACCGCTAAACCACTGGAAGGGTCGCGCAGTCGTTCGCAGATCATCGTGCTTTTTATCGCCCTGATCGTGTTCATCATGCTGTTATTCGCCAACTTTGCTTACCTCAATACCCAGTCCAACTACGACAAGCAGTACATCAGCCACGCAGGTGAGTTGCGGGTGCTGTCCCAGCGTATCGCCAAAAACGCCACCGAGGCCGCTGCCGGCAAAGCCGCCGCATTCAAGTTGCTGATTGATGCGCGCAATGATTTCAGCCAGCGCTGGGGTTATCTGAGAAAAGGCGACCCGGCCACCGGCCTGCCTCCTGCTCCTGCAGCCGTACATAAAGAAATGCAGGCGGTGCAACGTGACTGGGAGCTGCTGCTCAACAACGTCAACGCCATTCTGGCCAGCGAACAAACCGTGCTGTCGCTGCATCAGGTGGCTGCAACCCTGGCCGAGACCGTGCCGCAGTTGCAGGTTGAATACGAAAAAGTCGTCGAAATCCTTTTGCAGCGAGGCGCCCCTGCCAGCCAGGTAGCTCTGGCCCAGCGCCAGTCCTTGTTGGCCGAGCGTATTCTGGGTGCGGTCAATACCGTGCTGGCCGGTGACGAAAACGCTGCCCAGGCCGCCGGTGCCTTTGGCCGTGATGCCAGCCGCTTCGGGCTGGTGCTCAACGGCATGCTCGAAGGCAATGAAGGGATGAGAATTACCCAGGTTGAAGACAAGGATGCCCGCGCCCGCTTGCAGGAGATTTCCGAGCTGTTCCAGTTTGTGTCCGGTACGGTGGATGAAATCCTTGAAACCTCGCCGCAACTGTTCCATGTGCGCGAAGCGGCAAACAACATTTTCAGCCTGTCGCAAACCCTCCTCGATGAAGCCTCGACCCTGGCCAATGGTTTTGAAAACCTCGCCAGCGGGCGCTCGCTGGATATCATCGGCGGTTATGTTCTGGGCTTGCTGGCACTGGCATCGATTATCTTGATCGGCCTGGTGATGGTGCGCGAAACCAATCGCCAATTGCGCGAGACGGCGGAAAAGAACGAGCGAAACCAGAACGCGATCATGCGCTTGCTTGACGAGATTGCCGATCTGGCGGACGGCGACCTGACGGTGACCGCCTCGGTGACCGAAGATTTCACCGGTGCCATCGCCGACTCGATCAATTACTCCATCGACCAGCTGCGTGAACTGGTGGCCACCATCAACCTGACAGCAGGCCAGGTCGCGGCAGCGGTACAGGAAACCCAGGCCACCGCCATGCAGCTGGCCGAAGCTTCCGAGCATCAGGCCCAGCAGATTGCCGAGGCCTCCGGGGCGATCCAGGAAATGGCCCATTCGATCGACGAGGTATCGGCCAACGCTTCCGAATCTTCGGCGGTTGCCGAGCGTTCCGTAGCGATTGCCAACAAGGGCAATGAAGTGGTTCATAACACCATCCGCGGCATGGACAATATTCGCGATCAGATCCAGGACACCGCCAAGCGAATCAAGCGTCTTGGCGAGTCCTCACAGGAAATCGGCGATATCGTCAGCCTGATTGATGATATTGCCGATCAGACCAATATTTTGGCGCTCAACGCTGCCATTCAGGCCTCGATGGCCGGTGATGCCGGGCGCGGCTTTGCCGTGGTGGCCGACGAAGTGCAGCGCCTGGCCGAGCGCTCATCGGCGGCGACGCGGCAAATCGAAACCCTGGTGCGGGCCATTCAGGCCGATACCAACGAGGCCGTGATTTCGATGGAGCAAACCACTACCGAAGTGGTGCGCGGTGCCCGTCTGGCCCATGACGCTGGCGTGGCGCTGGAAGAGATCGAAGGGGTGTCGCAAAACCTGGCAGACCTGATTCAAAGTATCTCCAATGCCGCACAAAAGCAGACCACTTCGGCGGCGCAGATTTCCCTGACCATGAGTGTCATTCAGCAAATCACCAATCAGACCTCGTCCGGCTCCACGGCGACCGCCGAAAGCATCGGCAATCTGGCCAAAATGGCCAGCCAGCTGCGGCGCTCAGTGTCCGGTTTTACTTTGCCAGCTCCGTCCAAAGACCATGAGCCACAGTAA
- a CDS encoding YqgE/AlgH family protein translates to MKKHAPTYLKHQFLIAMPHMADPNFAHSLTYIVEHTANGAMGLMINRPLELNLADVLEQLRPEKLSSPLCQHVPVFGGGPVMIDRGFVLHPASMNFDATVELDDGLALSTSADVLFSIADGRGPNRSLICLGYAGWDAGQLEAELADNAWLTCPYSAHILFDTPSELRLDAAAKHLGVNLNLLSTQAGHC, encoded by the coding sequence ATGAAAAAACACGCGCCGACTTACCTCAAGCATCAATTCCTGATCGCCATGCCTCATATGGCCGACCCGAACTTTGCCCACTCCTTGACCTACATCGTCGAGCACACGGCCAATGGTGCCATGGGGTTGATGATCAACCGTCCGCTGGAACTGAACCTGGCGGATGTTCTTGAGCAGTTGCGCCCGGAAAAACTTTCTTCACCCCTGTGCCAGCACGTGCCGGTCTTCGGTGGCGGGCCTGTCATGATCGACCGTGGCTTTGTCCTGCATCCGGCAAGCATGAACTTTGACGCGACCGTCGAACTCGACGACGGGCTGGCCCTGAGTACCTCTGCCGATGTGTTGTTCAGCATTGCCGACGGCCGCGGCCCGAACCGCAGCCTGATCTGCCTGGGCTATGCCGGCTGGGATGCTGGCCAGCTGGAGGCCGAATTGGCCGACAACGCCTGGCTGACCTGCCCCTATTCCGCTCATATCCTGTTTGATACCCCAAGCGAGCTGCGCCTCGACGCAGCCGCCAAACACCTCGGAGTGAACCTCAATTTGTTAAGCACCCAAGCAGGCCATTGCTGA
- a CDS encoding aspartate carbamoyltransferase catalytic subunit, with translation MTPTDAKRPLQLNDQGQLRHFLSLDGLPRELLTEILDTADSFLEVGARAVKKVPLLRGKTVCNVFFENSTRTRTTFEMAAQRLSADVITLNVSTSSASKGETLLDTLRNLEAMAADMFVVRHGDSGAAHFIAEHVCPQVAIINGGDGRHAHPTQGMLDMLTIRRHKGGFENLSVAIVGDILHSRVARSNMIALKTLGCKDIRVIAPKTLLPIGIEQYGVKVYTDMTEGLKDVDVVIMLRLQRERMSGGLLPSEGEFYRLFGLTTARLAGAKPDCIVMHPGPINRGVEIESAVADGPHSVILNQVTYGIAVRMAVLSMTMSGQTAQRQFEQENAQ, from the coding sequence ATGACGCCTACAGACGCCAAGCGCCCGCTGCAGCTCAATGATCAGGGCCAGCTGCGCCACTTTCTGTCGCTCGACGGTTTGCCCCGTGAACTGCTGACAGAAATCCTCGACACCGCCGACTCGTTCCTTGAAGTCGGCGCCCGAGCCGTGAAAAAAGTCCCGTTGTTGCGCGGCAAGACCGTGTGCAACGTGTTCTTCGAAAACTCCACCCGCACCCGCACCACCTTTGAAATGGCCGCCCAGCGCCTGTCGGCCGACGTGATCACGCTGAACGTGTCGACCTCGTCGGCGAGCAAGGGCGAAACCCTGCTCGACACCCTGCGCAACCTAGAAGCCATGGCCGCCGACATGTTTGTGGTGCGCCACGGTGACTCCGGCGCCGCGCACTTCATTGCCGAGCACGTGTGCCCGCAGGTGGCAATCATCAACGGCGGCGACGGCCGCCATGCCCACCCGACCCAGGGCATGCTCGACATGCTGACCATCCGTCGGCACAAGGGCGGCTTCGAAAACCTGTCGGTGGCCATCGTCGGTGACATCCTGCACTCGCGGGTGGCACGTTCGAACATGATCGCCCTCAAGACCCTGGGTTGTAAGGACATTCGCGTTATCGCGCCGAAGACCCTGTTGCCGATCGGCATCGAGCAGTACGGCGTGAAGGTCTACACCGACATGACCGAAGGCCTGAAAGACGTGGATGTGGTGATCATGCTGCGCCTGCAGCGCGAGCGCATGTCCGGTGGCCTGCTGCCGAGCGAAGGCGAGTTCTACCGCCTGTTCGGCCTGACCACCGCCCGCCTGGCCGGGGCCAAGCCTGATTGCATCGTGATGCACCCGGGGCCGATCAACCGGGGGGTCGAGATTGAATCCGCGGTGGCCGATGGCCCGCACTCGGTGATCCTCAACCAGGTGACCTATGGCATTGCCGTGCGCATGGCGGTGTTGTCCATGACCATGAGCGGGCAAACCGCCCAGCGCCAATTCGAACAGGAGAACGCCCAGTGA
- the ruvX gene encoding Holliday junction resolvase RuvX — translation MASLRLLLGFDYGTRSIGVAVGQMITGQARELCNLKAENGIPKWEEIEKLIKEWQPDAMVVGMPLNMDGTPSDFCARAQKFANRLNGRFNLPVFTHDERLTTFEAKGERRAQGGQRGSYRDNPVDAIAAKLVLQGWLDENPAHSQD, via the coding sequence ATGGCCAGCCTTCGTTTACTGCTGGGCTTCGACTACGGCACCCGCTCCATCGGCGTGGCTGTGGGCCAGATGATTACTGGCCAGGCCCGCGAACTGTGCAACCTGAAAGCCGAGAATGGCATCCCCAAGTGGGAAGAAATCGAAAAGCTGATCAAGGAGTGGCAGCCCGACGCAATGGTGGTCGGCATGCCCCTGAACATGGACGGCACCCCGAGCGACTTCTGCGCCCGGGCGCAGAAATTTGCCAATCGTCTGAATGGCCGCTTCAATTTGCCGGTTTTTACCCATGATGAACGCCTGACCACCTTCGAGGCCAAGGGCGAGCGCCGGGCCCAGGGCGGCCAGCGCGGCAGCTACCGCGACAACCCCGTTGATGCCATCGCCGCCAAACTGGTGCTGCAAGGCTGGCTCGACGAAAACCCGGCGCACTCTCAAGACTGA
- the gshB gene encoding glutathione synthase — MSVRVGIVMDPIAGISYKKDSSLAMLLAAQDRGWTLFYMEQQDLYLNEGKARARMKPLKVFANPQNWFELDAETDTALSDLDVILMRKDPPFDMEFVYSTYLLEQAERDGVLIVNKPQSLRDCNEKLFATQFTQCTPPTVVSRRADVLREFAALHGDVILKPLDGMGGTSIFRHRVGDPNLSVILETLTNNGTQQIMAQGYLPAIKDGDKRILMIDGEPVDYCLARIPAQGETRGNLAAGGRGEARPLSEKDRWIAAQVGPTLREKGLLFVGLDVIGEHLTEINVTSPTCIREIDNAFGTNIGALLMDAIERKLAAR, encoded by the coding sequence ATGAGCGTTCGAGTCGGGATTGTCATGGACCCCATTGCGGGCATCTCCTATAAAAAGGACAGCTCGCTGGCCATGTTGCTGGCAGCCCAGGACCGTGGCTGGACCCTGTTCTACATGGAGCAGCAAGACCTTTACCTGAATGAAGGCAAGGCCCGGGCCCGCATGAAGCCGCTGAAGGTGTTCGCCAACCCGCAAAACTGGTTTGAGCTGGACGCCGAGACCGACACGGCCCTGAGCGATCTGGACGTGATCCTGATGCGCAAGGACCCGCCCTTCGACATGGAGTTTGTGTACTCCACCTACCTGCTGGAACAGGCCGAGCGCGATGGCGTACTGATCGTCAACAAACCGCAGAGCCTGCGCGACTGTAACGAAAAACTGTTCGCCACCCAGTTCACCCAATGCACGCCGCCAACCGTGGTCAGCCGCCGCGCCGACGTGCTGCGTGAATTTGCTGCCTTGCACGGTGACGTGATCCTCAAACCGCTGGACGGCATGGGCGGCACCTCGATTTTCCGCCACCGAGTGGGCGACCCGAACCTGTCGGTGATTCTCGAAACCCTGACCAACAACGGCACTCAGCAGATCATGGCGCAGGGCTATTTGCCGGCGATCAAGGATGGCGACAAACGCATCCTGATGATTGACGGCGAGCCGGTAGATTACTGCCTGGCGCGTATTCCGGCGCAAGGTGAGACCCGCGGCAACCTCGCCGCAGGCGGTCGTGGCGAAGCCCGCCCGTTGAGCGAAAAGGACCGCTGGATTGCAGCTCAGGTCGGCCCGACGCTGCGTGAAAAGGGTCTGCTATTTGTAGGTCTGGACGTAATCGGTGAGCACCTGACTGAAATCAACGTTACCAGCCCGACCTGCATCCGCGAGATCGATAATGCGTTCGGCACCAATATCGGCGCCCTGTTGATGGATGCGATAGAGCGCAAGCTCGCTGCACGCTGA
- the pyrR gene encoding bifunctional pyr operon transcriptional regulator/uracil phosphoribosyltransferase PyrR: protein MILPVPAELISQMALDLKAHLARRGITEPRYIGIRTGGIWVAQALLKALNSDAPLGTLDVSFYRDDFSQNGLHPQVRPSELPFEIEGQHLVLIDDVLMSGRTIRAALNELFDYGRPASVTLVSLLDLDAAELPIRPDVVGATLSLKPSERVKLSGPAPLTLELQDLAL from the coding sequence ATGATCCTGCCTGTTCCCGCTGAACTGATCTCCCAGATGGCCCTTGATCTCAAGGCCCACCTGGCCCGTCGCGGTATCACCGAACCACGTTACATCGGTATCCGCACCGGCGGCATCTGGGTTGCCCAGGCGCTGCTCAAGGCGCTGAACAGCGACGCCCCGCTGGGCACGCTGGACGTGTCGTTCTACCGCGATGATTTCAGCCAGAACGGCCTGCACCCGCAAGTGCGGCCTTCCGAATTGCCATTCGAAATTGAAGGCCAGCACCTGGTGCTGATCGACGATGTGCTGATGAGCGGTCGGACCATTCGCGCAGCGCTGAACGAGCTGTTCGACTATGGTCGTCCGGCCAGCGTGACCCTGGTCAGCCTGCTGGACCTGGACGCCGCCGAGCTGCCGATCCGTCCGGATGTGGTGGGCGCGACCTTGTCGCTCAAGCCGAGCGAGCGGGTAAAATTGTCCGGCCCCGCGCCACTGACACTCGAACTTCAAGACCTAGCCCTCTAA
- a CDS encoding chemotaxis protein CheW has protein sequence MPGALTAFELLLEIDQRCRSLAAGLAPAQAQLDTWSGIGFRIGEHCFVAPMGEIAEILHEPRFTLLPGVKPWVKGVANLRGQLLPIMDLCGFFGVELSPLRKQRRVLVLEYKDVFVGLQVDEVQGMQHFAHADLNTDTQTLPHPVFAPYVQGHFAAEHLWWVFSPFALARAPQFWAVAV, from the coding sequence ATGCCCGGCGCACTGACAGCCTTCGAACTGCTGCTTGAGATCGACCAGCGTTGTCGCTCGCTGGCGGCGGGTCTGGCGCCTGCACAGGCGCAGCTCGACACCTGGAGCGGTATTGGTTTTCGCATCGGCGAGCATTGTTTTGTGGCGCCGATGGGCGAAATTGCCGAGATCCTGCATGAACCACGGTTCACCCTGCTGCCCGGGGTAAAACCCTGGGTCAAGGGCGTGGCCAATTTGCGTGGGCAACTGCTGCCGATCATGGATTTGTGCGGTTTTTTCGGGGTCGAGCTGTCACCCTTGCGTAAACAGCGCCGTGTATTGGTGCTGGAATACAAAGACGTGTTTGTCGGCTTGCAGGTCGATGAAGTGCAGGGCATGCAGCACTTCGCCCATGCCGACCTCAATACGGATACGCAAACCTTGCCCCACCCGGTATTTGCACCTTATGTGCAAGGGCACTTTGCCGCTGAGCACCTGTGGTGGGTGTTCAGCCCGTTTGCCCTGGCCCGGGCGCCACAGTTCTGGGCGGTGGCCGTATGA
- the pilH gene encoding twitching motility response regulator PilH, whose translation MARILIVDDSPTEMYKLTGMLEKHGHVVLKAENGADGVALARQEKPDVVLMDIVMPGLNGFQATRQLTKDPETGKIPVIVVTTKDQETDMVWAQRQGAKGYLTKPVDEEQLILKVKQILEENPPK comes from the coding sequence ATGGCTCGCATTCTGATCGTCGATGATTCGCCGACTGAAATGTACAAATTGACCGGCATGCTCGAAAAGCACGGCCATGTAGTGCTCAAGGCCGAAAACGGCGCAGACGGTGTTGCCCTGGCGCGTCAGGAAAAGCCCGATGTGGTCTTGATGGACATTGTGATGCCGGGCCTCAACGGCTTTCAGGCGACGCGTCAGCTCACAAAAGATCCGGAAACCGGCAAGATCCCGGTGATCGTCGTGACGACCAAGGATCAGGAAACCGACATGGTCTGGGCCCAGCGCCAGGGTGCCAAGGGCTACCTGACCAAACCGGTGGATGAAGAGCAACTGATCCTCAAGGTGAAACAAATCCTGGAAGAAAACCCTCCTAAATGA
- a CDS encoding dihydroorotase: MKLSILGARVIDPTSQLDQVTDLHLEAGKIVAIGAAPAGFTPTQTIEAKGLVAAPGLVDLNVALREPGYSRKGTIASETRAAAAGGVTSLCCPPHTKPVLDTSAVAELILDRAREAGNCKVFPIGALSKGLDGEQLAELIALRDAGCVAFGNGLNSFSNTRTLCRALEYAATFDLTVIFHSQDRDLAEGGIAHDGAMAAFRGLPGIPETAETVALARDLLLVEQSGVRAHFSQLTSARGVALIAQAQARGLKVTADVALYQLILTDEALVDFSSVYHVQPPLRTRADRDGLREAVKSGVVQAISSHHQPHERDAKLAPFGATEPGMSSVEVLLPLAMTLVEDGLLDLPTLLNRLSAGPADALRLPAGKLAVGSAADLVLFDPAASTLVGEQWHSKGDNCPFLGHCLPSAVRYTLVDGRISYEG; encoded by the coding sequence GTGAAGCTCAGCATTCTCGGCGCCCGTGTAATTGATCCGACCAGCCAGCTGGATCAAGTGACTGACCTGCACCTGGAGGCCGGCAAGATCGTTGCCATTGGCGCAGCGCCAGCCGGTTTCACCCCGACGCAAACCATCGAAGCCAAAGGCCTGGTGGCCGCCCCCGGGCTGGTTGACCTCAACGTTGCCCTGCGTGAACCGGGCTACAGCCGCAAAGGCACCATCGCCAGCGAGACCCGCGCGGCTGCGGCCGGTGGCGTCACCAGCCTGTGCTGCCCACCGCACACCAAGCCGGTGCTGGACACCTCGGCCGTTGCCGAGCTGATCCTTGACCGCGCCCGCGAAGCCGGTAACTGCAAGGTGTTCCCGATCGGTGCATTGAGCAAAGGCCTGGACGGCGAGCAACTGGCCGAACTGATCGCCCTGCGTGACGCGGGCTGCGTGGCATTTGGCAACGGCCTCAACAGTTTCAGCAACACCCGCACCCTGTGCCGGGCACTGGAGTACGCCGCCACGTTCGACCTGACGGTGATCTTCCACTCCCAGGATCGTGATCTGGCCGAAGGCGGGATTGCCCACGACGGTGCAATGGCTGCGTTCCGAGGCTTGCCGGGCATTCCGGAAACCGCCGAAACCGTAGCCCTGGCCCGCGACCTGCTGCTGGTTGAACAAAGTGGCGTGCGCGCACACTTCAGCCAGCTGACCAGCGCCCGTGGCGTGGCCCTGATCGCTCAGGCCCAGGCTCGTGGCCTGAAAGTCACTGCGGATGTAGCCTTGTATCAGTTGATTCTGACTGACGAAGCGCTGGTGGATTTTTCCAGCGTTTACCATGTGCAACCGCCACTGCGCACCCGCGCCGACCGTGACGGCCTGCGCGAAGCTGTGAAGTCGGGCGTGGTGCAAGCCATCTCCAGCCATCACCAGCCCCACGAACGCGATGCCAAACTGGCACCATTCGGCGCGACCGAACCGGGCATGAGCAGTGTTGAAGTGCTGCTACCGCTGGCGATGACATTGGTGGAAGACGGCTTGCTCGACCTGCCGACGCTGCTCAACCGCCTGAGCGCTGGCCCGGCTGACGCCTTGCGCCTGCCAGCCGGCAAGCTGGCAGTGGGTTCGGCGGCGGACCTGGTGCTGTTTGACCCGGCGGCCTCGACCCTGGTCGGTGAACAATGGCACTCCAAAGGCGACAACTGCCCGTTCCTCGGCCATTGCCTGCCGAGTGCCGTGCGTTACACGCTGGTAGATGGGCGGATCAGTTACGAAGGCTAA
- the pilG gene encoding twitching motility response regulator PilG has product MEKHSSALKVMVIDDSKTIRRTAETLLKNVGCEVITAIDGFDALAKIVDHHPHIIFVDIMMPRLDGYQTCALIKSNRAFKSIPVIMLSSKDGLFDKAKGRIVGSDQFLTKPFSRDELLSAIKAHVPAFTITQSAQ; this is encoded by the coding sequence ATGGAAAAGCATTCCAGCGCCTTGAAGGTGATGGTGATCGACGATTCGAAAACCATTCGCCGCACCGCCGAAACACTCTTGAAAAACGTGGGCTGCGAGGTGATTACCGCCATCGATGGCTTTGATGCGCTGGCCAAGATTGTCGACCACCACCCGCACATTATCTTTGTCGACATCATGATGCCGCGCCTGGATGGCTATCAGACCTGCGCCCTGATCAAGAGCAACCGGGCTTTCAAGTCGATCCCGGTGATCATGTTGTCGTCCAAGGACGGTCTGTTCGACAAGGCCAAGGGGCGGATTGTTGGCTCTGATCAATTTTTGACCAAGCCCTTCAGTCGCGACGAACTGCTGAGCGCAATCAAGGCACATGTGCCAGCCTTCACTATCACCCAAAGTGCCCAATAA
- a CDS encoding TM2 domain-containing protein translates to MSGYRDDVQRDTHSKVLGYLLWIFGFLGAHRFYYGKPVTGTIWFFTLGLLGIGWLIDLFLIPSMDREADLRFTAGNTDYSVAWILLTFLGVLGVHRMYMGKWITGIIYLFTGGFFLIGVLYDFWTLNDQISIKNAERR, encoded by the coding sequence ATGAGCGGCTATCGAGACGATGTTCAGCGCGATACTCACAGCAAAGTGCTGGGCTATTTGCTGTGGATTTTTGGTTTCCTGGGCGCGCACCGCTTTTATTACGGCAAGCCGGTAACCGGGACGATCTGGTTTTTCACCCTGGGCTTGTTGGGTATTGGCTGGTTGATCGACTTGTTCCTGATCCCGAGCATGGACCGTGAAGCCGACTTGCGGTTTACCGCAGGTAATACTGACTACAGCGTGGCCTGGATTCTGCTGACGTTTCTGGGCGTCTTGGGCGTACATCGGATGTACATGGGCAAATGGATCACAGGGATCATTTACCTGTTCACCGGCGGTTTTTTCCTGATCGGCGTCCTGTATGACTTCTGGACTCTGAACGATCAGATTTCGATCAAGAACGCAGAGCGTCGTTAA